GAGGTGCGCGCCGGGATTGCCAAGGCGGAACGGGAACAATCGACGACGAAGGCAGAGCGCTTGCAGGCGTGGTGGCAGAGCATCGAATATCTTTATGGCGAGAAAATCCTGCCATTTGATCTTCGCTGTGCCCATGCCGCAGGCAAAATCCTCGATGCCGCCCGCGCCCATCAGCCGTGCTTTGCCGATATCGCCATCGCCGCGACTGCAAAGGCCCACGGGTTGACGATCCTGACCCGCAATCTCCGCCATTTCGCACCACTTGGCGTTCCGGTGCATGATCCGTTTCAGTCGCTGCCGGGTTGAAACGCCTTTGTTGGCGGAGCGAGCAAAAGGCGACCATCGTCTAAGCCGATGCGCGTTGACCGACGGTTCCTGATTGATGGCCCCGAGCGCGCTCGATGACGGCTGGCCAAGCAGTGAGATCAACGGGCTTATGCCGTGGCGCTTCCAAGCCTCTATAGGTTCGATTGACGCTTGCGCTGAATTTGATTTCGCTGTGGGACTCTTGACGGAGTAGAGCAGATTACAGCCCCGCTGCCTTGGTGAGATTGACGCGGAACCGGTCGCGCCTGCGCTGATAGCGCCTTGTCATTTCGGCCGATGCATGGCCGAGTTGTTTCTGGACGTACCGTTCGTCGACCTCGGCCGAGGAGGCGAGGCCCGCTCTCAAGGAGTGACCGGAGAACAGTTTTATCCTTTCGGCCTCAGGCAGCTCGCCGCGAATGCCGGCGGCAAGAACGGTCTTCTTGATGAGGCGGGCAATCTCCTGGTCCCTTAGCCGTTCGGGACCGACGGCCTTGCCCTTGCCGGTGACGCGGCGGAACAGCGGGCCGTGGCCGATCCTGCCGAGCTTCAGCCAGGTTTCCACGGCATGGACCGGGCAGGTGAGATCGGAGGAGCCGCGGCCGACCTCCACCTCGCGCCAGCCGGTCTTGCCGCGCAGCGTCACCAGCATGCCCTTGTCGAGGATTTCGATCCAGCCGTTTCCGTCATCGGTCTGGTCGCGCCCGCAATCGAGCGCGACGATCTCCGAGCGGCGCAACCCGCCGGCAAACCCCATCAGCAGCATGGCGCGATCGCGCAGGCCGCGGAGCGTTCCCCGGTCGAGCGTTTCGACCATGGCGATCAGTTCCTCGGGCAGGATCGCCTCCTTCTGGCGCGGCGGGGCCGCATGACGATTGCGGATGCCGGCCAGCACCGTGGTTATGTGGCGGTCGCGGCGATCAAGCGTGAGACCGCGCTGCGCATAGTTCCACGCGATCGCCGACAGCCGCCGCTCGATGGTGGAGACCGCGCTTGGCTTTGCCCGCGGGGCCGCTTCGCCGGAGGCGAGCGCCGTGATGTAGAGCCCGACGGTCTGTGCATCCGGCGGCAGGGTCGCAAGCCCCTTGCGCCGGCACCAGCTCGAGAAATGCGCCCAGTCGGCGGCATAGGCGCGCCGCGTGTTGGCCGCGCTCGAGGCGTCGACGTAACCGCGGGCGCGTTCGACCAGCGGCGCGAGATGACCCGTCACTGCGCCCGACGTCCCCGACGGCTGCAATTCATAAGCGGCGCTCGTGCCGAGAGACGGGCTGGCGTGCGGATCGACGTCGTTTTCGGGCATTGAGGGCCTCAGAATGGCGGGTTTTCTCTTTAATGAGCATTATGAACGATAATGCAAGATTATCAATCATTATAGGATAAAGACAAGCTGTGCGCTTTATGTCGATTTCTCTGGCATTAACCGCTCTTGTCCTGTAGCTTCATCGCCATGGATTCGCCCGCCGCCACACCTACAAACGCAGTCACGCCCACCGCCGCTATGCCGGGATGGACCCGTCCGCGCGGGCGTGATGCCACCGAAGCCGATGCCGCCTTCTCCGCCGGTATCGCTCTGAAATCACTTGATGATCTTGTCCGCTCCCGACCAGCCTGGGC
This sequence is a window from Martelella sp. AD-3. Protein-coding genes within it:
- a CDS encoding type II toxin-antitoxin system VapC family toxin, whose translation is MYLVDTNVISALAPSKRGGDVALIGWLDRASDALFLSTVTAAEVRAGIAKAEREQSTTKAERLQAWWQSIEYLYGEKILPFDLRCAHAAGKILDAARAHQPCFADIAIAATAKAHGLTILTRNLRHFAPLGVPVHDPFQSLPG
- a CDS encoding tyrosine-type recombinase/integrase; this translates as MPENDVDPHASPSLGTSAAYELQPSGTSGAVTGHLAPLVERARGYVDASSAANTRRAYAADWAHFSSWCRRKGLATLPPDAQTVGLYITALASGEAAPRAKPSAVSTIERRLSAIAWNYAQRGLTLDRRDRHITTVLAGIRNRHAAPPRQKEAILPEELIAMVETLDRGTLRGLRDRAMLLMGFAGGLRRSEIVALDCGRDQTDDGNGWIEILDKGMLVTLRGKTGWREVEVGRGSSDLTCPVHAVETWLKLGRIGHGPLFRRVTGKGKAVGPERLRDQEIARLIKKTVLAAGIRGELPEAERIKLFSGHSLRAGLASSAEVDERYVQKQLGHASAEMTRRYQRRRDRFRVNLTKAAGL